One Leptolyngbya sp. CCY15150 DNA segment encodes these proteins:
- a CDS encoding Tex family protein yields MIDIPSQLAAELSIRRAQVDQALALLAEGATVPFIARYRKERTGELNETQLRDLFDRFAYLTELQERQQVILESIAKQGKLTDDLRDRILACQQKTDLEDLYLPYRPKRRTRATIAREKGLEPLADWLRSQNMSGAAVNPHQEAARYVSSDLGVATADDALKGAADILAEAIADQAHLRQALRDRLLTTGTFVSAIKAEHPEGTTKFEMYRSYHQPVATIAPHNLLALCRGQTEGILSFDIEFDEEAVGDWLDQQELRSRQPAMRAIYQALLRDAFHRLLKPSLINEVIALKKAEADVASIKTFESNLRELLLASPAGMKPTLAIDPGFRTGCKVVALDATGQFLDYSAIFPHQSERQRSQAVETVLRLIHQYAIELIAIGNGTAGRETDRFIAEVIATLPQPPVKVMVNESGASIYSASPVAIAEFPELDITVRGAISIGRRLQDPLAELVKLDPKSIGVGQYQHDVDQKLLRKKLDETVESCVNYVGVDLNTASKELLMAVSGITPTIANNIVAYRNQNGVFRDRRSLLKVAKLGPKTFEQAAGFLRIRSGDNPLDNTAVHPESYAVVKAIAKDLGLDLHQAPEIARHLKSTDLTRYVTDSVGEPTLRDMVQELEKPGRDPRSEFCYASFRDDVTELSDLAPGMELEGVVTNVANFGAFVDIGVHQDGLVHISQLADRFVSDPNQIVKVGQVVTVRVLEVNAALKRISLSMRSPDARSDRPKPSPAKASPSAKTSPSPAPKLEDLQAKFNRRPSRS; encoded by the coding sequence ATGATAGATATTCCGTCTCAACTGGCTGCAGAACTTTCCATTCGTCGGGCTCAGGTGGATCAGGCTCTGGCGCTTTTGGCAGAGGGAGCAACGGTTCCCTTCATTGCCCGCTACCGCAAAGAGCGCACGGGAGAGCTGAACGAAACCCAGCTTCGAGACTTGTTTGACCGCTTTGCCTACCTGACGGAGCTGCAGGAACGCCAGCAGGTGATTTTGGAGAGTATTGCCAAGCAGGGCAAGCTGACGGATGACCTGCGGGATAGGATTCTGGCCTGCCAGCAGAAGACGGATTTGGAAGATCTCTATCTGCCCTATCGTCCTAAACGTCGCACCCGAGCCACGATCGCTCGGGAGAAGGGACTAGAGCCCCTGGCAGATTGGCTGCGATCGCAGAATATGTCTGGGGCTGCCGTTAATCCACACCAAGAGGCAGCTCGCTATGTGTCTTCAGACCTGGGGGTGGCAACGGCGGACGATGCCCTCAAGGGAGCTGCGGATATTCTGGCGGAGGCGATCGCTGACCAGGCTCATCTACGTCAGGCCCTACGCGATCGCTTGCTGACCACGGGCACCTTTGTCTCCGCCATCAAGGCAGAGCATCCAGAAGGCACGACGAAGTTTGAAATGTATCGCTCCTATCACCAGCCAGTGGCGACCATTGCCCCCCACAACCTGCTGGCCCTGTGCCGGGGACAGACGGAGGGAATACTCAGCTTTGATATTGAGTTTGACGAGGAGGCTGTGGGGGACTGGCTGGATCAGCAAGAGCTGCGCAGTCGTCAACCCGCCATGCGAGCTATCTACCAAGCGCTGCTGCGGGATGCTTTCCACCGCCTGCTGAAACCCTCGTTGATCAACGAAGTGATTGCCCTGAAGAAGGCCGAGGCAGACGTAGCCTCGATTAAAACCTTTGAGTCGAATTTACGGGAACTGCTCCTGGCCAGTCCCGCCGGGATGAAGCCCACCCTGGCGATCGATCCTGGGTTTCGCACTGGCTGCAAGGTGGTGGCGCTGGATGCCACCGGGCAGTTTTTGGACTACAGCGCCATTTTTCCCCACCAGTCTGAACGGCAGCGATCGCAGGCCGTGGAAACGGTGTTGCGCCTGATTCACCAGTATGCCATTGAGCTGATTGCCATCGGTAACGGCACCGCTGGACGAGAAACCGATCGCTTCATCGCTGAGGTGATCGCTACCCTGCCCCAGCCGCCGGTGAAGGTGATGGTCAACGAGTCGGGGGCGTCGATTTATTCCGCCAGTCCGGTGGCGATCGCCGAATTTCCAGAGCTAGACATTACGGTACGGGGGGCGATCAGCATTGGCCGGCGCTTGCAGGATCCCCTAGCCGAGCTGGTGAAACTTGATCCCAAGTCCATTGGCGTGGGGCAATATCAGCATGACGTGGATCAAAAACTGCTGCGCAAGAAGCTAGATGAAACGGTGGAAAGCTGTGTGAACTACGTGGGTGTTGACCTGAATACGGCCTCCAAGGAACTGCTGATGGCGGTTTCTGGCATTACGCCCACCATTGCCAACAACATCGTCGCCTACCGCAACCAAAATGGCGTCTTTCGCGATCGCCGCTCGTTGCTCAAGGTGGCAAAGCTGGGCCCGAAGACCTTCGAGCAGGCTGCCGGATTTTTGCGCATTCGTTCGGGAGACAATCCCCTTGATAACACAGCCGTGCATCCAGAGAGCTATGCCGTCGTCAAGGCGATCGCCAAGGATCTAGGGCTCGATCTGCACCAAGCTCCTGAGATTGCCCGCCATCTCAAATCCACTGACCTAACGCGCTATGTGACGGATAGTGTGGGTGAACCGACCCTGCGAGACATGGTTCAGGAATTGGAAAAACCTGGTCGCGATCCCCGCTCAGAATTCTGCTACGCCAGCTTTCGAGATGATGTGACCGAATTGTCCGACCTGGCACCGGGTATGGAACTGGAGGGCGTAGTCACCAATGTGGCTAACTTTGGCGCATTTGTAGATATTGGCGTGCATCAAGATGGATTGGTGCATATTTCCCAACTCGCCGATCGCTTTGTGTCGGATCCCAATCAAATCGTGAAAGTCGGGCAGGTGGTCACGGTGCGGGTGTTGGAGGTGAATGCCGCCCTGAAGCGCATTAGTCTATCCATGCGATCGCCTGATGCCCGCTCCGATCGCCCGAAGCCTTCACCCGCTAAGGCGTCACCATCCGCCAAGACCTCCCCATCCCCCGCCCCTAAGCTAGAAGACTTGCAAGCCAAGTTCAACCGTCGCCCCTCGCGGTCGTAA
- the cofH gene encoding 7,8-didemethyl-8-hydroxy-5-deazariboflavin synthase subunit CofH: MPLDIQPILDRALAGYDLTESEGVALLEAAHPTEAIGERSPLPPSLQAARAIQEAADQLRQRQAGDTVTYVVNRNINFTNICEQHCSFCAFRRDANQPGAYWLNDTVILEKTADAVQRGATEICMQGGLNLEAKQDGASLPYYLSLVNTIKSAFPQLHLHAFSPQEVEFIAREDGCSYAAVIEALQAAGVGSMPGTAAEVLDDDVRKVLCPEKINTQTWIDVVETAHHLGMPTTSTILSGHIETPRQQIHHLNLLRSLQQRAQQRGQRGITEFIVLPFVGQDAPAPLRRRVGRDQPSCPDALVLMAVARIFLGNWIPNHQPSWVKLGLAGATEALRWGCNDIGGTLMEEHITTMAGAQGGTCMEVEDLQQAIRSIGRPPQERDTLYQPVHRSSPIPMHI; this comes from the coding sequence ATGCCCCTTGATATCCAACCCATTCTTGACCGTGCGCTTGCCGGATACGACCTCACGGAATCCGAGGGCGTTGCCTTACTCGAAGCTGCCCATCCCACCGAGGCAATAGGAGAGCGATCGCCCCTCCCTCCCTCCCTCCAAGCAGCGCGAGCCATTCAGGAGGCAGCCGATCAGCTGCGACAGCGGCAGGCGGGGGACACGGTCACCTATGTAGTCAACCGTAATATTAACTTCACCAACATTTGCGAACAGCACTGCAGCTTCTGCGCCTTTCGCCGCGATGCGAATCAACCCGGTGCCTACTGGCTGAATGACACGGTGATTCTAGAAAAAACCGCCGATGCTGTCCAGCGCGGCGCAACAGAAATTTGTATGCAGGGAGGGCTCAACCTTGAAGCCAAGCAGGATGGAGCATCCTTGCCCTATTACCTCAGCCTCGTCAACACCATCAAATCTGCCTTTCCCCAACTGCACCTCCATGCCTTCTCCCCCCAAGAAGTTGAGTTTATTGCGCGGGAAGATGGCTGCTCCTACGCAGCGGTAATTGAAGCGCTGCAAGCGGCGGGGGTGGGCTCCATGCCTGGAACGGCAGCCGAGGTGCTCGATGACGACGTGCGCAAGGTACTCTGTCCAGAAAAAATCAACACCCAAACCTGGATCGACGTGGTGGAAACAGCTCACCACTTGGGTATGCCCACCACCAGCACCATCCTGTCTGGCCATATCGAAACGCCGCGCCAGCAGATCCACCATCTAAACCTGTTGCGATCGCTGCAGCAACGGGCTCAGCAGCGGGGGCAGCGCGGCATCACTGAATTTATTGTGCTGCCCTTTGTGGGTCAAGACGCTCCGGCACCTTTGCGACGACGGGTAGGGCGGGATCAGCCCAGTTGCCCCGATGCGCTGGTGTTGATGGCCGTAGCTCGGATCTTTTTAGGCAACTGGATTCCCAACCACCAACCGAGCTGGGTGAAGCTGGGCCTAGCAGGAGCCACCGAAGCCCTACGCTGGGGCTGCAACGACATTGGCGGGACGTTGATGGAAGAGCATATCACCACCATGGCCGGAGCCCAGGGCGGTACCTGCATGGAGGTGGAGGACTTGCAGCAGGCCATCCGCTCGATTGGACGACCACCCCAGGAGCGGGATACTCTATACCAGCCAGTTCATCGCTCTAGCCCAATTCCCATGCATATCTAG
- a CDS encoding S1 RNA-binding domain-containing protein gives MSFSSDDFAKALEQHDYTFQRGQTVRGKIAVHDTDGVYVDVGGKATAFLPADEVWLGSFKSLDEILPIGEEREFLIIREQNADGQVTLSVRQLQIQHRWDELQEFLDDGRTTQVRVSGVNKGGLNVDVDGLRGFVPRSHLVDKGNLEGLVGRFLTVTVLEVDRDRRRLVLSERVAARAASLGRLAVGQLVEGRVVGIKPFGVFVEFEGTTGLLHINQVSKNFVESLTTLFMVGQDVKAVILDLDTVKKRIALSTKVLENYPGEMLEKPAEVMREADDRMEKVRQALLQEGLLVD, from the coding sequence TTGTCTTTTTCATCAGACGACTTCGCTAAAGCCCTTGAGCAACACGACTATACCTTCCAGCGAGGGCAGACGGTACGCGGCAAGATTGCAGTACATGACACGGATGGCGTCTATGTAGACGTCGGTGGCAAGGCTACGGCCTTCTTGCCTGCAGATGAGGTGTGGCTTGGATCCTTCAAAAGCTTAGATGAAATTCTGCCCATTGGAGAAGAGCGCGAATTTCTGATCATCCGTGAACAAAACGCTGATGGACAGGTCACCCTGAGCGTGCGGCAGCTCCAAATCCAGCACCGGTGGGATGAACTGCAAGAGTTTCTCGACGACGGCCGCACCACCCAAGTGCGGGTGTCTGGGGTCAATAAGGGCGGATTGAACGTAGATGTGGATGGTCTGAGAGGGTTTGTACCTCGATCCCATCTGGTGGATAAGGGTAATCTGGAAGGCTTAGTTGGACGCTTTTTGACGGTGACGGTGTTGGAGGTGGATCGCGATCGCCGCCGCTTAGTTTTATCTGAACGCGTGGCGGCCCGGGCTGCTAGCCTCGGTCGCCTGGCCGTTGGGCAGTTGGTGGAAGGGCGCGTGGTGGGCATTAAACCCTTTGGTGTCTTCGTGGAATTTGAAGGCACCACCGGCCTGCTGCACATCAACCAAGTCAGCAAGAATTTTGTAGAATCCCTCACCACCCTCTTCATGGTGGGGCAAGATGTGAAGGCGGTGATTCTCGATCTGGATACCGTCAAAAAGCGCATTGCTCTGTCCACCAAGGTCTTAGAAAACTACCCTGGTGAAATGCTAGAAAAGCCAGCAGAGGTGATGCGCGAAGCCGACGATCGCATGGAAAAAGTGCGTCAGGCTTTGCTGCAAGAGGGATTATTGGTAGATTAG
- a CDS encoding methionine gamma-lyase family protein, with protein sequence MDSFAKLHEAQQALSQIFAGIDTQVKEKLRRVLTAFRHHRVGVQHFAGVTGYGHDDLGRQVIDRVFAEVMQAEAAAVRVQFVSGTHAIASALYGVLRPGDEMVSVAGAPYDTLEEVIGLRGQGQGSLQEFGVRYRELALTQDGGIDWDTLATAIRPETRLVLIQRSCGYSWRPSLAIADIETIVHLVKRQNPNTICFVDNCYGEFVENQEPTAVGADLMAGSLIKNPGGTIVPAGGYVAGKAELVEAAACRLTAPGIGLEGGATFNQNRLILQGLFLAPQMVGEAMKGNHLVSYVFHRLGYPVNPLPLAPRRDVIQAIQLGSPEKVIAFCRAIQAHSPIDSYVTPVPAGMPGYASDLVMAGGTFIDGSTSEFSADGPLREPYVVFCQGGTHWTHVAIALEAAIDAMSAI encoded by the coding sequence ATGGACAGCTTTGCGAAGCTGCATGAAGCACAACAGGCACTATCCCAGATCTTTGCCGGAATTGACACCCAGGTCAAGGAAAAACTACGACGAGTCTTGACGGCCTTTCGTCATCACCGGGTTGGGGTGCAGCACTTTGCTGGCGTGACGGGCTATGGTCACGATGATTTGGGGCGGCAAGTCATTGATCGGGTTTTTGCAGAGGTCATGCAGGCGGAGGCGGCAGCGGTAAGGGTTCAGTTTGTTTCTGGCACCCATGCGATCGCTTCTGCCCTATACGGCGTGCTGCGTCCAGGCGATGAAATGGTCTCGGTGGCCGGTGCGCCCTATGACACCTTGGAAGAGGTGATTGGGCTACGCGGGCAAGGGCAGGGGTCACTCCAAGAGTTTGGGGTGCGCTACCGCGAGCTGGCGTTAACCCAGGATGGCGGGATTGACTGGGATACCTTGGCTACTGCCATCAGGCCTGAAACCAGACTGGTGCTGATTCAGCGATCCTGCGGCTATAGTTGGCGTCCTAGCTTGGCGATCGCCGATATTGAAACGATTGTCCATCTCGTCAAACGCCAAAATCCCAATACCATTTGCTTTGTGGATAACTGCTACGGCGAGTTCGTAGAGAATCAAGAACCCACAGCGGTGGGTGCTGACCTGATGGCCGGATCGTTGATCAAGAACCCCGGTGGCACGATCGTTCCGGCAGGCGGTTACGTAGCTGGGAAGGCAGAGCTGGTGGAAGCCGCCGCTTGTCGGCTCACGGCTCCGGGCATTGGCCTCGAAGGCGGTGCAACGTTTAATCAAAATCGCTTAATCTTACAGGGACTGTTTCTCGCTCCCCAAATGGTGGGAGAAGCGATGAAAGGCAATCATCTTGTCTCGTATGTGTTTCACCGATTGGGGTATCCGGTGAACCCACTACCGCTGGCTCCGCGACGGGATGTCATTCAGGCTATTCAGCTTGGATCGCCAGAAAAGGTCATTGCATTTTGTCGGGCTATTCAGGCCCATTCACCCATTGATTCCTACGTAACCCCAGTCCCCGCAGGAATGCCGGGTTATGCAAGTGACCTTGTCATGGCGGGAGGCACGTTTATTGATGGTAGCACGTCCGAATTTTCTGCCGATGGGCCGCTGCGGGAGCCCTATGTGGTGTTTTGCCAAGGAGGCACCCATTGGACCCATGTAGCGATCGCCCTTGAGGCAGCGATTGACGCCATGAGCGCTATCTAG
- a CDS encoding fatty acid desaturase — protein MTLATSVNLKPNWPVILFMAGVHLLALLALLPSNFSWSAVCLMLVMHFVTGCLGVTLGFHRLVTHRSFQAPKWLEYILVFFGSLAVQGGPIEWIGLHRHHHAYSDHDVDHHSSTKGFFWSHMVWMFYDVPAKQEIPRFTKDISSDPVYVFLENYFLLVQLALAVVFYLLGGWPFVIWGIFVRLVTVYHITWFVNSATHKFGYRSHESGDRSTNCWWVALLAFGEGWHNNHHAYQYSARHGLEWWEIDVTWMIIQLLAVLGLATKIKLPPTLQKSKSV, from the coding sequence ATGACGCTTGCCACTTCAGTAAACCTTAAACCTAACTGGCCTGTCATTTTATTTATGGCAGGTGTCCACCTACTCGCTCTGTTGGCACTGTTACCCAGCAATTTTAGCTGGAGCGCGGTGTGTTTGATGCTCGTGATGCATTTTGTGACGGGTTGCCTGGGCGTCACCCTAGGCTTCCATCGCCTTGTGACTCACCGGAGCTTTCAAGCCCCAAAATGGTTAGAGTACATCCTCGTCTTTTTCGGCAGCCTTGCGGTGCAGGGTGGCCCAATTGAATGGATTGGTCTCCACCGCCATCACCATGCCTACTCTGATCATGACGTCGATCATCATAGCTCAACCAAAGGCTTTTTCTGGAGCCATATGGTGTGGATGTTCTACGACGTTCCTGCCAAGCAAGAAATTCCTCGTTTTACAAAAGATATTTCTAGCGATCCAGTTTACGTATTCCTAGAAAACTATTTCCTCTTGGTGCAACTGGCCTTGGCTGTTGTGTTCTACCTGCTGGGCGGTTGGCCCTTTGTGATTTGGGGCATCTTCGTTCGCCTCGTCACGGTTTATCACATTACCTGGTTTGTGAATAGCGCGACCCATAAATTCGGCTACCGCAGCCATGAGTCAGGCGATCGCTCCACCAATTGTTGGTGGGTAGCGCTTCTGGCTTTTGGTGAGGGCTGGCATAATAACCACCATGCATATCAATACTCAGCGCGCCATGGACTAGAGTGGTGGGAAATTGACGTGACGTGGATGATCATTCAACTTTTAGCGGTACTCGGGTTGGCGACCAAAATTAAGCTGCCGCCGACCTTGCAGAAATCAAAATCGGTCTAA